The genomic interval ACCAGCGAATGGAAGCCGCCGTCGCAGGCGGTCGCCGACGGCAGTCCCACGGTGCCGGGCACGGGCAGGAAGCCGATCTCGCCCGCGCCGCCCGACGCCCCCCGGCGCAGCTTGCCGTCGAGAACGAGCGCCGCGCCCACGCCGTGGCCGAGCCAGAGCAGCACGAAGGTGTCACGGTCGCGGGCCGCGCCGAGCCGCTGTTCCGCGACGGCGGCGAGGTTCGTCTCGTTCTCCACGAGCACTGTGGCGGGAAGACGTTCCTGCAGGGCGGCGACCAGTCGGCGGTGCCAGGCGGGCAGCCCTGTGGTCTGGCGGAGTTCGCCGGTGGCGGGGTCGATCAGGCCGGGTGCGCCGATCCCGACGCTGTGCAGCCGCTTTGCCCCGGCCTGGCGGGCGGTGCGTTCCAGCAGTGCCACCGCCTGCTCCACGGCGGGCTCGGTGCCCGTCGCGTCGCCGTCGATCGGCAGGGTCGCCTCGGCCAGGGTCGTACCGAGCAGGTCGGCCACGACGACGGAGACGCCCTGGGTACGTACGTCGAGCGCGGCGAGGTGTGCCCGGTCCGCGACGATCCCGTAGAGCCGGGCGTTGGGGCCGCGGCGCTGTGCCCCGGCCTCTCCGACCACGGTGATCAGCCCTGCTCCCTGCAGTCGTTCGACCAGGTCGGCGACGGAGGGCCGGGAGAGTCCGGTCAGCGTTTTCAGCTGCCCTGCCGTCAACGGGCCCTCTTCCTGAAGCAGCTTCAGAGCGAACCGGTCGTTGATGGCCCGGGCGGTGCTCGGTGATGCGGGCATGCCGCGGATCCTCTCAGATCTATTTATCAGGCAGGGTTCCTGATAGTTTACTCGGCACGTTGGACGCAGACCGAGGGTCCGGGGATCCGGGGAGGACGCGACGCATGTCGGGCGAAATGGTCTTCAGTCAGGGGCAATTGAGGCGAGCGCGCTACGCCGTGGCCGCCGTCTTCTGTGTGCACGGCGCGGTGACGGGCAGCTTCGCCACCCGCATCCCGTGGATCGCGGACCACGCCTCGGTCGGCGCGGGACAGCTCGGCCTCGCGCTGGCTTTCCCGGCGATCGGCGCTTCGGTGGCGATGCCGCTGGCCGGCGCGATCAGCCACCGTTTCGGCGCGCGGGGCGCGCTGCGGGGGCTGCTGACGCTGTGGACGCTCGCTCTCACACTGCCCGCCCTGGCGACGAATCTGGGCACTCTGTGCGCCGCGCTCTTCGTGTACGGCGCCACCGCGGGCATGTCGGACGTCGCAATGAACGCCCTTGGCGTCGAGACCGAGAACCGGCTCGACAAGTCGATCATGTCCGGGCTGCACGGCATGTGGAGCGCGGGCGCACTGATCGGCTCGGCCGCGGGAACGCTCGCCGCACACCTCGGCAGCGACGCCCGCCTGCACCACATGCTCGCCGCGGCCGCGCTCACCGTGCTCGGCCTGGCCGCATACCAGGGCGTACTCGACCTGCGCAGCGCCCCCGACGCGCAGGCCCCGCCGCGGTTCGCTCTGCCGCCCAAGTCGGCGCTGGTGATCGGCGCGATCGGGTTCTGCGCGGTGTTCGCGGAGGGGGCGAGCCTGGACTGGTCGGCGGTGTATCTGCGGGACGTACTGGATACGTCGCCGGGCCTCGCCGCGGCTTCAACCACCGCCTTCGCGCTGACGATGGCCGTGGCGCGGCTCGCCGGGGACAAGGTGGTCGACCGATTCGGTGCCGTGCGTACGGTCCGGGTGGGCGGGGTGGCGGCGACGGCCGGTGGCGTGCTGGTCGTGGTGGCGCCGCATCCGGCTGTCGCGATGGGCGGGTTCGCGCTGATCGGGCTCGGCGTCGCGGTCGTCGTCCCGCTGGCCTTCGCTGCGGCGGGCCGCAGCGGCCCGAACCCGAGCCAGGCGATCGCGGGCGTCGCGACCATTACGTACACCTCGGGCCTGATCGCCCCGTCGGCAATCGGCGCGGTCGCCGACGCTACGTCGCTGGTGGTGTCGTTCGGCCTGGTGACGGCGCTGGCGTTCGGGCTGGTGGCGGGGGCGGGCGTGCTGCGCGGGGCGGGCCGGGTGCCGGTGAGCGGGGGGAGTGGGGCGGTGGTGGGGGTGCGGGGGGTGGAGGAGTGACGCGGGGCTGCGGTGCGGGTGCGGTGCGGTGCGGTGCGGGCACGCTGCGCGGTGCGGGCACGGGCACGGTGCCGATGCGGCGGGTGCGGTGGGGCGCGGACACGGTGCCGGTGCGGCGCTTTGCGGGCACAGTGCGGTGCGGTGCGGGCACGGTGCAGTGCCGGCGCGGTGCCAGTGCCGGTGCGGCGGACGCGGCGCTGTACGGGTGCGGTGGGGTGCGGTGTGGTGTGGGTTGCCTGCGGCGCTTTCCCCTCCCCGCCCCTTCCCGATGCTCGTAAGTACGTGTTTTGAGGGAGCCCCGCCCGGTGTCTGGCCGAACGGGGCGTCTTGCTGACTACGGGGTGTGGATCACGTCGGGTGTGGGTCCAGCGCCGAGCTTTGCAGCGTCCTCGGGGCAGGCGTCGAGCGTCGTTCCGGGGCCGCTGGTGCTCTCGATCCAGCGGACGGCAACGGGGGCACCGGTGAGGTTGTGGCAGTGGCAGCAGAGCGCAATGGGACCGGGCGGGACTTCGGGGAACAGCTCGTCGGGGCTCATGCCGAGACCGCAGGGGGGAACGCGGACTGGGGGAACGGGGCTCCGTCGTAGGCGTAAGGGAGATCGACGCCCCGAGTGGCGAAGTAGAGCGCCCTGCGCCGCTCCTTCTGCTTCCAGCGGAGTTCTAGAGTGTCTTCCGATTGCTGACGGAGCAGCGCTCGGGCCTCTTCTTGGGTCGGGCTCGTCCACGGGCGGGACCAGGGGTTCACGGGGGCGGGCTCGGGCTGGTCGGCGATCGGAGTGGCGTCCGGGGCGGCGAGGGGCGAGGACGGAGAGCACCCGGGAAAGGGCGCGGGCGATACGATCACGCATAAGTCGGTCAGCTCCTTTGCAAGCTGTCTCGGCGAGCCCCGGCGGACCGGTCCTAAGCGGTCTTCCGGGGCGCTTTGCGTTGTTGAAGGTAGTAGGTCTGTACACCCCTGTCCGCCCCGAGGGGTCGACATGGGCCGCTGTGCGGCTGTGCTGAGGTGTGGGTAATGTCCGCTTGTGGAGTTCAACCCGAGGCGCCCAAAGTGGCAGCAGATTGTCGAAGAGATCACCCGCCGAATCGAGAGCGGGCAGTACCCGGCTGACTTTCAGCTCTCGGAAGTCCGGCTAGCGGATGAGTTCGGGGTGAACCGGGACACGCTGCGGAAGGCAACGCGGGAACTTCGGGAAACGGGCTGGATCACAACGACCCCCGGCATGGGGTCATTCGTCGCAGCGGGCAAAGCCGCCGATGATGAGCACCAGGACGGCGAGTAGCCCCGGCCAGCACACGGGGGAACGTGGCGACCGGGGCCCATGGCCCGCCGTGGTGGAAACAGCGGGAGTACCCCGCCCCTCCCGTGCGATCCGCCGTCAGCGCGGAAGGGGCGGAACCTGCCCGCTCCCGGTGCCCTGAGTCCCCACTGAGCACACCGGGAGCGGAGCCAGACCCGAACCCCGCTGGGGACCACTGCCGATCAGCGCAGCGGGGCCGGGAACCTACAAAGACGCGGACAGCACGAAGCCCACCACGGCTCACACTAGGAACTCAGCGGCATCGTCCCGAGGGCCAGCGCCACGGCGCGCAGACGGCTCACTGCCGCCCCTTCGCCGTGCACTCCGCGCCGGGGAACGCGCACGGGGGACGTGCGGCCCCCGGAGGTAGGTAGACAACTCCCGAGCGCGAGTCCAGCGCGCCGCCGTACTCGGTCCACCAGCCCTCGGGAGAGTCCGCGTACGGCCCATCAGGGTCATCTATCAACGAGACCAACTCCAGGGCGGGTAACTCCGCCTCGCGCCGTCTGCGGACCCGTGCGGGGGCACTCAACGCGGGCACTTGTCGGCGTGCCGGTACACGACTACGGGCCCGCCCGACTGACGTTCCAGTTGCCCCCTGCGCACACATTCAAGAGCCTTGATCGGCTTCATGCACGCGGGGCACGTCTCGCCAGCGGGAGCGTAGGTCGTGTACTCCCACTGGCTTGCATCCGTCTCGGTCTTCGTCGCCATCGCTGCCGTCCCCTCGGTGCTGTCGCGGTGATGACGACGCTAGGAGGCAGCTCGCTCAGGGCTCCACAATCTTGCATGAGCTTGCACGTCAATTTGCATGGCTTGATAGCGGTATTGACGCTGTCTCTGCTGTTCAGTGAAGCTCGTGCAAGCCCGAGCAAGCACCTAGACCAGGGAGCCAGCCATGGCCGTAGAGTTCGTCGGCATCGACCCCGACACCGACCGGGATCACTGCCCCACAGTGTGGGCGGACGCGGAAGCTCAGGAGATCTTGTTGCAGGGGTGGAAGCCAGACGCCGAAACTCAGGCGCAGTGCGAGGTAAGCAGCCCCGCGAACGGCCCGGTTCCCGACAGCGAAGCCATTGTCAGGATTCCAGCCCGGATGATTCCGTTGATCAGGGAGGCATGTGATGCCATCGAGCGTGCCCAGCTTCGCTGAGCTGCTTGGCCAGTGTGAGCGGTCCGCCGTCCACCTGGAGTTGCGCGACTCCTACGCCCCTACAGACCGGTTCGAGGCCTGGAAGCGTGGCGAACGGATCAACTGGGAGGACCGCAATACCTGGTGGCATCCCTACGACCAGTTGATCACGGACACCGTGGCTCGGGGTGTGGCGATCCGCCGGGCCCGAGTCGTCTCCGAGCCTGTATCGGAGTACATCCGGTGGGAGCACTACGTCACCCGCGCCAACATCATCGCGGGTGAGGAAGTTCGATGGCTGCCACGGCGACGGACCACGAATATCCCTCTGCCGGGGAACGACTTCTGGCTGTTCGATGGCGCGCTGCTCCGGGTGCACCACTTCTCGGGTGACGGCGCGGTGGTCGAGGACGAGATCACGGCGGACCCGGAGACCGTGAAACTGTGCTCCACTGCGTTCGAAGCGGTCTGGGAACAAGCGGTCCCGCATCATCTGTACGAGATCTGACGAAGGCCAGCTCCATGCCCCCACACCCCTCTTCGAGCGTTCAGAAGGCCCGCGAAGACCTAGCCGGCCGTCTGCGCGAAATCCGGAAAGACGCGGGGATCAGCGGGCGGGAGCTGGCCGTCAGGTGCGGTTGGTCGGAGTCGAAATCGTCCCGGATCGAGAACGCCAAGACGCCACCATCTGACGCCGACATCAGAGCATGGTGCCGAACTTGCGACGCCGACGATCAAGCCCCCGACTTGATCGCGGCGAACAGACAGTCCGCCGATGCTCATGTCCAGTGGAGGCGACTCCAGCGGAGCGGCCTCCGTCGCCTGCAAGAGTCCACAGGGAGCCTGTATCAGCGGACCCGCGTGTTCCGGGTCTACGTCTCCGACGTGATCCCCGGGTTCCTCCAGACGCCTGGATACGCCGCCGCTCTCCTGTCAGCCATCGCAGACTTCAGAGGAACCCCGGACGACGTGAGTGACGCCGTGACAGCCCGCATAAGGCGCAACGCGGTGCTGAGCAACGGAGCACACCGGTTCTCGTTCGTTCTAGAGGAGTCGGTCTTGCGGCACCGGCTGTGCAGCGCCGAGACCATGGCAGCACAGCTTGGCCACCTGCTCGGGGTTATGGATCTCCAGAACGTTGCCCTGGGTATCGTCCCGTTCTCGGCACAGCGGACCGTGTGGCCCATGCCAACCTTCACGATCTTCGACGACACCAGAGTGCACGCGGACACGCTGGATGCCGCTTCCACGCTTACCCAGCCCAGCCAAGTCGAGCTGTACGCCCGAGCCTTTGAACGGCTTTCGCAGGGAGCCGCACGGGGAGCTGCCGCACGTTCTCTTGTGGCTGGTGCGTTGGCGTCCCTGGACTAAGTGGCTGAGCAGAGTCGCAAGCCGGGATCGCACCCGGACTCGCCAATGCCCCCGATAGTGCGCAGAAATGACGAAGCCCCCGCACCCGTCGCCCTGGTGAGGGTGACGAGCACGGGGGCTCTGTGATGCGGTCAGCCGTTCAGTACGCCGGTAAGCCGTGCGGCAGCCTTGCCGCCAAACAGCGCGATACCGCAGTAGAAATCGATGCGAGTGCGATAGACCGGCTTGTCGTGCGCCTCGCCCAAGTCGGTTGCCTGCACACCTCCATTGGTCAGACCGGATACGCCTGCGTCCGCTTCGGAAGAGCCGTAGCGAACGGCATAGATGTCGCCGGTCGCCTTGCCGCCTGCGTCGGTCGTGAGCGGCAGAACATCCGTGCCGTCGAGCCTCTGTCCAGCATCCAGCAGCGGGATTCCGTTCCACATCGTGGCGCGCTTACCGGCGATTTCGCTGGTAAGGAGCTCTCCGCCACCGAGTCGGCGGAAGCCAGAAATTATCTTGGCTCGAATAGCGCCGTTCATGTAAAGCGCTCCATTCGACCCACTGATCCCCCGCACCTGCGCAGTCAGTACGTCCATGGCGTCGTAGAAGTCGTAGCCGCTCGCGACAGGGCCGACACCCTTCGCGTCGATCACCTGACTTCCGACAAGCCGCTTACGCAGACCGTCGAAACCCTTCGGGTTCACCCCGACGTCACCATTGAAGAACTGATCAGAAAAGTGGACTGAAGCAGCCTTGATCTTCATATGCGTCTGCACAGCCCGCTGATCGTTCAAGTTGCCTCGCGTCTGGACAATGAACTTGTCCAGGTCCGCGTCTCCGCCGAGAATGGCGAGTGTTTCCACGCGCTGATTCAGTGCACCGACGCTTTCCGGGTATGCCTCGTTCACGGCACGGAAGGCAACACCAGGCAAGGTGGATTCTTCGTTGTACTTGTATGCGCTGCCCTCAACGTGGATAAGCGGTAGGCGATCAAGGATCGGAGACTCCTGAATGAACGTCTCCACTACGCCACGCTGCAGCTGGTCAAGGGTGAGCTTCGCCGATTCGGCAAGGGTAAGAGCCATGGGTGTTCCTCCTGTTAATTCATTGAGTTACTGCGGTCCGGGGTTCAGTCCCAGATATCTGAGTCGCTGTCCTCGGATTCCGACTGGGTGATGGCACTGCGGGCACTCGGTGAGAGACCGAGTTCGCGGATGTAACGGGCCAGTTGGCTCCTGTATTGGGATGCAATGGTCGCGACACCGTTCTTGACCGTCCCGCGCTCGGCGGTCACCATCAGCCCGCGCTCGGACAGGTCGCGCTCCGCCTGGTCGATGCGGGCGACGCACACGCAGAGGTCTTTCACGGTGGTGTGGTCCACTTCGCCGATCCCGGCGGCAACTTCCAGAATGGGGGATGCGCCGCCACTCCTCGGAAGCGACTTCCCGGCAACGGGCATTCGCAGACTCAACAGCGGGATCGGGTGAGGACTTGAACACCTCTGACCAATCCGGCTCGGCGAGGACCGCGCGCGGCACGATCACCCCTTCTCGGATTTCGGTCTTTGAGGGATTACCCTCGCGTGCCCGCTGGATAGCGGCTTTGGGCCTGTATCTGTCGGCCATGCATTCTCACTTCCTGGCATCGAGCCCTTCCCGGGACTCCCAAAAACGTCCACAGCCCCGGCGCGAGTTTTTTGCCTCCCTGCCGTTCAATCTCGGGAGGGGGAGGGGGTCACCGCCTGGGGGGTGTCAGAACCGGCGAGGCTTGACGCGCTCGGAAGCCCATCCGCCCGGTTGATGCTTCGCGGTCTCTCGGTTGTGGCAGCTCGTACACAGCGGACGTAGATGCTCGAATGCGTCCGGATTGGCAACGCTGCGAGCGACCAACTGCCTGCGACTCAAAGGGAAGTGGTCTGCAACTGTCGCTGTAGCGCTGCACAGCAGACACCACGGATGCGCGTACAGGTAGCGCTTACGGATGCGCTGCCACTTGGTCCCGTATCCCTTGGCCGTGGTCGTCCCACGCTGTAGCTCCGCCTCACGCTCATGGACCGGACAGCGTCCACCCGTGGTGAGTTCCGGGCACCCGGGTACCGAGCAAGGGGGGCGGGGTCTGCGGGGCATAGGGGATCACCTCCCGGTCTGTCAAGGGGACTAGAGGCATGGCGCTTTGTCATGACAAGATCACCAGGCGTCGCTCGCTGACGGGTGCACGTGTCAACTCCTCTTCCATGAAGGGCATTTCATGCTTCTTTCAGTCACCGTCCCGCTCGGCCTTGGCATCGCCAGCGTCCTGGGCAGCCTCCTGGGCGCAATCCCCATCGGCTGACCGAGCACCCGCACGCCTGCCCCGTACGTGCCTCTCTCGGCCGTGCGGGGCATCGTGCTGTCTGGGCTCACAACGGTCACCAGGGGTCAGCTCCGGGGGCATCCGGGTACCGAGCAAGGGGGCGGGGCTTACGGGGCATGGGGGCACCTCAGAACAAGGGAGCGGGGGATCGTTTCTGTGCTCACGAACGGGTGAATCGCTGCGTATCGAAAGTAGGCATGGGCAGCCATGGCGGGGTCGACCAGCTTTAGGGAAAGGGATGTTCATGCGTCGCATCGCTACTGCACTGGGAACCATTGCTGCCGCCGCCACTCTCGCGCTCACTGTTCCCTGTTCCGCCTACGCAGCGGATGGAGTTTTGGTCGTCAACGACACGGCGTACGAGCAACCAAGCGGCTGCTACGACTCGGACCGTTGGCCGCTCTCTGTCAGCAACCACACCGACGCCGTTGCCTTCGTGTTTTCGGGGCCGGGATGTTCGGGAGAGGTCATCGAACTCGTGAACCCGGGAGACTCCGCCGTGTCGGAGTTCGGCGCCTCCGTTTACATCGACTGAGCAGTCTTCACCAAGGGGCGTGGGTTGCGTCAGGTCCCCACGGGTCTCACTGAGGAGATGGCCCCTATGCCCCGAACTCTGTCCGCGTCTTGAGCACGTGGCAGCTCCGGCATAGCGGCATAGCACTTGGATTGCTGTCTATGTCCTCGCCACCGAGGGTAAGCGGGACAGGCGGAATCGAACCGCCGCTACCGCCGTGTTCGGCCCTGGTGACTAGCAGGGCCTACTAGGGCAGGGTGCGCGCCTACACTGCGCCCCTTCCGTCCCCAGCGGCATGACCAGAGTTCATCGAGCGGACGATCGAATCGTCATCCTGTATGGGTGACGCTTGCATACCCGTTAGCGGGCTGGGGAAGATCGTCGGGCGACACTAGTCGACACACACGGTGTCCCAACTCAGCTTCAATCAAGGGGATTCTATGCTTGCTCCGCTCCAGACCGCAGTCGTGACCGCCCTCACCAGTGGACTCACCTCTGTCGTGACCGCACTCCTCGGCGGCTGATCGACCACCCGCATACCTGCCCCGTACGTGCCTTTCTCGGCCGTGCGGGGCATCGTGCTGTCTGGGCACACAACGGCGGTCCCGCCAAGGACTAGAACGGCGTGTTCACCGCCCCGAAATCCTCGCGCGTCTTGAGCTTGTGGCACGGACGGCAGAGCTGTTGAACGTTGCCGTCTGTGTCCTCGCCCCCTTGGGCAATGGGCGTGATGTGGTCCACGTCGATACCCGACGCGAGGACGTGCCGACCGCAGCGAGCGCACTTCCAGCGCCCCGACTTCCAGATGATCCGGCGGAGCCGAGCGGCAGCCGAGTTGCCCCGTGCGATCACTTCCCGACGATTCCGCCGAGCCCGGACCGAAGCCCGGTTCTCGTAAGCCTGGTGGCAGCCTTCGCAGCGTCCGCGGTGTGTGGCGGGCTCCGGGCAGTCGATACAGCGCATGGTCACCCCCTGGTGGTCGTCCTGGTGCTCGTCGTTGCGTGCCCACCCCCGGACTCGAACCGGGGAACACTGCCGATTGGTTACGGCGCACCTCTTGCCGTTGGGTCAGTGGGCCGGACACCCTCGCCGACGAACCGGACCGGGCAACGTGGGGGCCGTACGGGCTTCCAACCCCGTTCGGCGCACTCGCGGACGAGTGGGTTACTGATGGGCGATACAGCCCCCCTGGGTGCTCTGCGCTCACGTCGACACCAGGCCACCCCGAGTAACGCGGGGTGCGGTGCAGCACGGGCAGAGCCGGTGAGAGTCGGGCACTCGGTCCGCCGTGTTCCCCCTTGGGGTGGGTGCGCGGTAACCCCGCTCTCACTGTGTTGTAGAGAGCAGTGAATTCCCGGCACCCGCTCCCGGCGTGCTCAGGGTCCGTTCCGCTCCCTCACTGTGTAATGGGGAGCAACGAATTCCCGCACCCGTGGCGAAGCCGAGCCCGCCCCGGTCCGGTCACATGACGGGATGACGGTTCGGATGCCGGTTTGGTTTTCTCTCTATTTTTCTATGTGCATTCAAAAAAGTAGGTCTATCCGTCATACCGTCATGGGCTGCCCGCTGGTCCTGCTGCCGCTCGCAGAGCCCCCGAGCGTCCGTGTGCGGGCACAGGAACGCCCCGGCGGTCACGTGGACTGCCGGGGCTGTGCGGGTCGTACAGGGCTATGCGAGGACTAGCACCCGCTCGACGGCGGACTCGGGCTTTTCGCGTCCCGCTTCGGCGAGTACGTGCACCTGCTCGGGAACGGTCTCGTCGAGCCTGATCGTGCTGCCCGGTGCGGGGGGGGTACGTCGTTGCGTGCTTCCGCCGCGACGTCGTCGGTCACGGTGGCGGCTGCTGCGATAGCGGGGTCAAGGTCACCGACGATGGTGAACTCAACTCGGCGCATGTCGAGCGTTCGCCACCCGCCCTTGGTCCCGCGCTTCACTGTCAGACGGGCCCCGGTGTCCACCAGCATGGTTCGCTTCCCGGTTGTGTCGGCTGCGTTCCAGTCGTCGGCATAGGTACGTCCCGTGGGCACGACTTCCCGGCGCGGCTCGGTCTTCTCCCGCGTCTCCAGCTCGGCCAGTCGTGCGTCTAATGCGTCTGCGTGGCGCTGCCATGCGGCCATGCCCGCTTTGGACTTGCGCCGGTCCTTCTGCTTATCGTGCTCTTCCAACTCCGCTTCCGTCGCAGCGATTTCCGGGGCGGGGTCATAGCCGGGTATCTCGGTGACGCGAGTGATCTGCACCGATCCCGCAGCCCGCATGAACTCATCCGTTACATAGTCGTCCACCCATGAGCCCCGAACGGTGGCAGGGGCAGCGCAGTACGTCCCGTACTTGTAGGACGAACACCCGTAGCTACCAGTCGACTTGTTCAGGTACATACGACTTCCGCAACCGGCGCAGTGGATGACCCGCAGCAGCAGCGCAGTGGAATCCTTGCGCTCGGGTGCTTTCTCCGCAGCGGGCTTGGGGGCGAGCAGCGCGCCGACCTGGTCGAACTCCTCGCGCGTGAGAATCGGGGTCTCACTGGCCATGACCGGTGCGCCCTGGACGTCCCGGACCGGGTTGCCCTTGTGCATCTTCCACCCCATGAGAGCGGGGTTCGTCAGCATCTTCGTAATGGTCTGCGCACGCCACTGGGCACGGCGCCTCACCGACTCGGCAGGCTCGGCCGTGCTGTCGGCAATCTTGTTCTTCAAACGAGCCTTGAGGGCTGTCCAGTGCGCGGAAGGGGACAGCACCTTGTCCGTGTTGAGCATCTTGGCTATGCCGTGCGGGCTCATCCCGGACGCCAGCGCCGCAATGAGCCGCTCAATGAGGCGTACCGCGATGGGATCGGGGACGAGCGTCCAGCCAACCCCGCCATGCTCGACGGGCATGGGGGCGGGCATGTAGCCGAAGGGAGGAGCGCCGCCGCCCCGCCACCGAAGCGCCATCTTCCGCATAGCCGCTTGCGCCCCGATCACACGGTCGCTGATGCTCTGCGACTCCACCTGAGCGGCGAACGCCAACATGAGCATCATCAGCTCTGACATGGGGTCCATGGGATTGCGGAAGTCGAACACGAGCCGACCCCCGCCGACCCCCTCGGCGAACACCAACATTTTCCGGTGCTCGCGCGCCCACTCAGCGAGCTTGTGCATGTCGCCCATGGACCGGATAGCACGGTCAAACCGCCACCACACCAGCACATCGAACTCATCCGGACGCGCGAGCCACCCCCCGAGCTGCGGACGGTCAAACGGACCGATCTTCGACGCCGACACGTCCAGATCTACGGCTTCCCGCAGCGCATCGCCCTCACCGAAATCAATGCCGAGCGCTGCCGCCGCGATGTCGTCAGACTCACGCTGCCGCTCCGGGCTAGTGGTCTCATCCGTACGAACCGACAGTCGGACACACCGCACGCCCCGCAGAGTCTCGACAACCCCTGTACCGGCCGTGCTTGATCTTGCTGGTTTCGTCGTCATACAGGTTGTAGGGAGCGACGAATTCCCACGCGCCGTTAAGTATCTCTTGACCTGCGCAGATGCCACCATGGGCCGACCACTCCAGAACTGTCAGTCTGGAGCACCGGGGCTTCCCGAAACTGGGGCTCCGCCCCAGACCCCGGCCCTCGAATACCGGACGGCTGGAAGACCAGCCCGTCCGGCATTTGAGGACTTCGGGAAGGGGCGGGTAGCGGGTAGGGGACAGCCCGAGCCCGGGTCCCTAGCCGCCGGTCACCACGTCCGCCCACCGCCGCGCCACACCGCCCCACACCGACCGCAACGCCCCCTCCTCCCCCTCCACCTCGCGCATGATCTCGCCCGCGTCCAGGCCAAGTTCGCGCAACGGGACCGCGTCCTCGCGGCCCCAGTGCGCGATGTCCTCGGCCAGCACCTCCGGATGGAACTGCACCGCCCACACCCGGCGGCCCATCCGGTACGCCTGATGCGCGCAGCGCTCGCTCGTGAGGAGCGGTACCGCGCCGTCCGGCAGGACCGCGCTCTCCTCCCAGTGCCACTGCACCGCACACAGCGCCGCCCCGGAAGCCGCCGAAGGGCCGAACACGGCATCCTCCGCGCACTCCTGAAGTGGCGTCAGTCCGCAAAGCCCGACCTCCGGACGCGCGGCCCGCCCCGCCTTGCCGCCGCAGGCGACGGTGAGCAACTCCGCGCCCAGGCAGATCGCGAGGGTCGGCAGATCACGCGCCACGGCCTGCCGCAGCAGCCCCCGCACGCCCTCAAGCCACGGCGCCCGCTCATCCTCGTACGGGCCCATGGAGCCACCGAGGACCAGCAGCCCGTCGTACGCGTCGAGAGAGACGGGCACTTCCTCGCCCCGCCAGGGTCGGCACAGCTCCAGCGCCGGCCCCCGCTCCTCGATCCACTCCACCATCCTGGCGGGCCCGGTCCCGTCCTCGTGCTCGACGACGAGGATCACTTTGCCCGGCACACTCGACACCCCGGCACCTCCCGGCGCAGACCATTCGGCGGCCGCTCTTCGCGGCGAGGGAGCGACTCTATTCGCCCTTATCATTGCTCCGATCATTTCTGACCGAATCTGTACGGGAGCCACCATGAATCACGGGGTGCGCTGGACCCTGCACGGCGACGGGCGAACCCCCGCCCCCGGAGCCGTGGTACGCCCCGACGAGCGGCTGTCCTGGCCGCGTACGGCCGGCCTCGGCGCCCAGCACGTGGTGGCAATGTTCGGTGCGTCGTTCGTCGCACCGGTGCTCATGGGCCTGGATCCCAATCTGGCCATCATGATGTCGTGACGGCTACCACGTGCTCCGCGCCCTGGCTCCTGCCCACCTCAAG from Streptomyces spiramyceticus carries:
- a CDS encoding ROK family transcriptional regulator — encoded protein: MPASPSTARAINDRFALKLLQEEGPLTAGQLKTLTGLSRPSVADLVERLQGAGLITVVGEAGAQRRGPNARLYGIVADRAHLAALDVRTQGVSVVVADLLGTTLAEATLPIDGDATGTEPAVEQAVALLERTARQAGAKRLHSVGIGAPGLIDPATGELRQTTGLPAWHRRLVAALQERLPATVLVENETNLAAVAEQRLGAARDRDTFVLLWLGHGVGAALVLDGKLRRGASGGAGEIGFLPVPGTVGLPSATACDGGFHSLVGGAAITQLAARHGIATAGDTSAAAGVRAALAAGRRGEPFLDTLATHLAVGAAAVTAVLDPGCVLLGGETGHTGGAALAERVAGRLAALSPLRTEVRAGELGDGAVLQGALLTARDAAQDDVFAPRN
- a CDS encoding MFS transporter, with product MSGEMVFSQGQLRRARYAVAAVFCVHGAVTGSFATRIPWIADHASVGAGQLGLALAFPAIGASVAMPLAGAISHRFGARGALRGLLTLWTLALTLPALATNLGTLCAALFVYGATAGMSDVAMNALGVETENRLDKSIMSGLHGMWSAGALIGSAAGTLAAHLGSDARLHHMLAAAALTVLGLAAYQGVLDLRSAPDAQAPPRFALPPKSALVIGAIGFCAVFAEGASLDWSAVYLRDVLDTSPGLAAASTTAFALTMAVARLAGDKVVDRFGAVRTVRVGGVAATAGGVLVVVAPHPAVAMGGFALIGLGVAVVVPLAFAAAGRSGPNPSQAIAGVATITYTSGLIAPSAIGAVADATSLVVSFGLVTALAFGLVAGAGVLRGAGRVPVSGGSGAVVGVRGVEE
- a CDS encoding winged helix-turn-helix domain-containing protein, with the protein product MEFNPRRPKWQQIVEEITRRIESGQYPADFQLSEVRLADEFGVNRDTLRKATRELRETGWITTTPGMGSFVAAGKAADDEHQDGE
- a CDS encoding DUF6879 family protein, translating into MPSSVPSFAELLGQCERSAVHLELRDSYAPTDRFEAWKRGERINWEDRNTWWHPYDQLITDTVARGVAIRRARVVSEPVSEYIRWEHYVTRANIIAGEEVRWLPRRRTTNIPLPGNDFWLFDGALLRVHHFSGDGAVVEDEITADPETVKLCSTAFEAVWEQAVPHHLYEI
- a CDS encoding helix-turn-helix domain-containing protein; translated protein: MPPHPSSSVQKAREDLAGRLREIRKDAGISGRELAVRCGWSESKSSRIENAKTPPSDADIRAWCRTCDADDQAPDLIAANRQSADAHVQWRRLQRSGLRRLQESTGSLYQRTRVFRVYVSDVIPGFLQTPGYAAALLSAIADFRGTPDDVSDAVTARIRRNAVLSNGAHRFSFVLEESVLRHRLCSAETMAAQLGHLLGVMDLQNVALGIVPFSAQRTVWPMPTFTIFDDTRVHADTLDAASTLTQPSQVELYARAFERLSQGAARGAAARSLVAGALASLD
- a CDS encoding major capsid protein translates to MALTLAESAKLTLDQLQRGVVETFIQESPILDRLPLIHVEGSAYKYNEESTLPGVAFRAVNEAYPESVGALNQRVETLAILGGDADLDKFIVQTRGNLNDQRAVQTHMKIKAASVHFSDQFFNGDVGVNPKGFDGLRKRLVGSQVIDAKGVGPVASGYDFYDAMDVLTAQVRGISGSNGALYMNGAIRAKIISGFRRLGGGELLTSEIAGKRATMWNGIPLLDAGQRLDGTDVLPLTTDAGGKATGDIYAVRYGSSEADAGVSGLTNGGVQATDLGEAHDKPVYRTRIDFYCGIALFGGKAAARLTGVLNG
- a CDS encoding P27 family phage terminase small subunit → MDHTTVKDLCVCVARIDQAERDLSERGLMVTAERGTVKNGVATIASQYRSQLARYIRELGLSPSARSAITQSESEDSDSDIWD
- a CDS encoding HNH endonuclease; amino-acid sequence: MRCIDCPEPATHRGRCEGCHQAYENRASVRARRNRREVIARGNSAAARLRRIIWKSGRWKCARCGRHVLASGIDVDHITPIAQGGEDTDGNVQQLCRPCHKLKTREDFGAVNTPF